One Stigmatopora nigra isolate UIUO_SnigA chromosome 1, RoL_Snig_1.1, whole genome shotgun sequence DNA segment encodes these proteins:
- the LOC144203743 gene encoding arf-GAP with coiled-coil, ANK repeat and PH domain-containing protein 3-like, protein MTVDFEECVKDSPRFRANIDDVETEVVEIEARLDKLVKLCGGMIDAGKAYVSANKLFINGIRDLSQQCKNDEMISECLEKCGESLQEIINYHIMLFDQAQRSVKQQLQNFVKEDVRKFKETKKHFERVREDMEIAQVRNAQAPRNKAHEVEEANCALSVSRKCFRHLALDYVLQINVLQAKKKFEILDTMLSFMHAQYSLFQQGYKRLEEMDPYMKKLAAELDQLVIDSAMEKRELEHKHATIQQRTLLQDFAYEESKTEFNLESPNGVVMEGYLFKRASNAFKTWNRRWFSIQNSQLVYQKKFKDSLTVVVDDLRLCSVKPCEDIERRFCFEVASPTKSCMLQAESEKQRHAWIQAVQASIASAYRDSPDSIRSEQLDRAASPSTSSLDSTNESREPGGRGESILQRILSLPGNQQCCDCGQIEPRWASINLGILLCIECSGIHRSLGVHCSKVRSLTLDSWEPELLKLMCELGNNIVNHIYEGSYYEGQGIRKATASSCRQEKEAWIKAKYVEKKFVKKLTTAVSLINGDMKSTRRWSVQKCRRHHSATTVPKTRRRYRPEPRSTSPSSLSSASVKSRRESLFCADELDSLFSYFHAASGPRSLSSDSGLGSTNGSTDFLVLGPAVHSVTEENCEVSEDSSGEAEPDTSDPEDGRYLHPGALLYKAAKARNLPFMAEALAHGADVNMVNKDDEDKTPLIQAVIGGSLLACEFLLQNAADVNQRDARGRGPLHHATYLGHTGQVCLFLKRGAGQNSGDEDGLDPLSIAVQQANADIVTLLRLARMNEEMRASEGGFAQAGDSTYLDIFREFSHMASHNPEKLKRRSVHFRHSFR, encoded by the exons ATGACGGTGGATTTTGAAGAGTGTGTCAAAGATTCGCCCCGCTTTAG GGCAAATATTGATGATGTAGAGACCGAGGTTGTGGAAATTGAGGCAAGACTGGACAAG TTGGTGAAGCTTTGTGGTGGCATGATAGACGCCGGGAAGGCCTACGTCAGCGCCAACAAACTTTTTATCAACGGAATTCGGGATCTTTCGCAGCAGTGCAAGAACGATGAAATGATTTCG GAGTGTCTGGAAAAGTGCGGCGAAAGTCTTCAGGAAATCATCAATTACCACATA ATGCTTTTTGATCAAGCTCAACGTTCCGTCAAACAACAGTTGCAGAACTTTGTCAAAGA GGATGTCCGCAAGTTCAAGGaaacaaagaagcactttgAGCGTGTGCGTGAAGACATGGAGATTGCACAAGTAAGGAATGCACAGGCGCCCAGGAACAAAGCTCACGAGGTGGAGGAAGCCAATTGCGCTCTCAGCGTCTCGCGAAAGTGCTTCCGTCATCTGGCCTTGGACTACGTTCTGCAG ATCAACGTCCTCCAGGCTAAGAAGAAATTTGAGATTCTGGATACA ATGTTGTCCTTCATGCATGCCCAGTACTCCTTATTCCAGCAGGGCTACAAGCGCCTGGAAGAAATGGACCCCTACATGAAGAAGCTGGCAGCTGAG CTGGATCAGCTGGTGATTGACTCAGCCATGGAGAAGAGAGAGTTAGAGCACAAACATGCGACCATCCAGCAGAGG ACGCTCTTGCAG GATTTTGCCTATGAAGAATCCAAGACTGAGTTCAACTTGGAATCTCCCAATGGAGTGGTGATGGAAGGATACTTATTTAAGCGAGCCAGCAATGCCTTCAAGACATGGAACAG ACGCTGGTTCTCCATCCAAAACAGTCAGCTGGTCTATCAGAAGAAGTTCAAG GACTCTCTCACAGTGGTGGTGGATGATCTCCGTCTGTGTTCCGTCAAACCCTGCGAGGATATCGAGAGGAGATTCTGCTTTGAAGTGGCCTCCCCGACCAA GAGCTGCATGTTGCAGGCCGAATCAGAGAAGCAAAGACATGCTTGGATTCAGGCTGTCCAAGCCAGCATTGCCTCGGCCTACAGGGACAGCCCCGACAGCATCCGTAGCGAG CAACTAGACAGAGCGGCGTCTCCATCCACGAGCAGCCTGGACTCGACCAATGAGTCGCGAGAACCTGGTGGCCGTGGCGAGAGCATCCTGCAGAGGATTCTTTCCTTGCCTGGCAACCAGCAGTGCTGCGACTGTGGCCAGATTGAGCCTCGTTGGGCCTCCATCAATTTGGGGATTCTGCTGTGCATCGAGTGTTCTGGCATACACAG AAGTCTCGGCGTTCATTGCTCCAAAGTGCGCTCGCTCACGCTGGACTCGTGGGAACCCGAGTTATTAAAG ctAATGTGCGAGCTGGGCAACAACATTGTCAATCACATTTATGAGGGCTCTTATTACGAAGGACAAGGCATCAGGAAAGCGACAGCATCCAGTTGCAG ACAGGAGAAGGAGGCCTGGATTAAGGCTAAGTATGTGGAGAAGAAGTTTGTAAAGAAGCTAACCACGGCGGTGAGTCTCATCAACGGCGACATGAAGTCGACGCGGCGCTGGAGCGTCCAGAAGTGTCGCAGGCACCATAGCGCCACTACGGTTCCAAAAACCAGGCGGAGGTACCGACCGGAGCCTCGCAGCACCTCCCCGTCCAGCCTCTCTTCAG cTTCAGTCAAGTCTCGACGAGAATCCTTGTTTTGTGCAGATGAGCTGGACTCCCTTTTCTCCTACTTCCACGCGGCATCTGGACCTCGAA GCCTCAGCAGTGACAGCGGTTTGGGCAGCACTAACGGAAGCACCGACTTTTTAGTCCTGGGGCCGGCAGTGCACAGCGTTACGGAGGAAA ATTGCGAGGTGTCCGAGGACTCCAGTGGCGAGGCTGAGCCAGACACGTCAGACCCGGAGGATGGCAGATACCTCCACCCTGGCGCGCTTCTGTATAAAGCCGCCAAAGCTCGCAACCTGCCCTTCATGGCCGAAGCACTCGCGCACGGTGCTGATGTCAATATGGTCAACAAGGATGACGAAGACAAAACTCCTCTAATACAGGCTGTGATTGGG GGTTCCTTACTAGCCTGTGAGTTCCTGCTCCAAAATGCTGCTGATGTCAATCAACGAGATGCAAGAGGGCGGGGCCCTTTGCATCACGCCACTTACCTAGGCCACACTGG GCAGGTGTGTCTATTCCTGAAAAGGGGCGCCGGCCAAAACAGCGGCGATGAGGATGGTCTGGACCCATTGAGCATTGCAGTTCAGCAAGCCAACGCTGATATTGTCACATT GTTGCGACTGGCCAGGATGAACGAGGAGATGCGTGCGTCGGAGGGAGGTTTCGCCCAAGCAG GAGACTCCACATACCTGGACATCTTCCGAGAGTTCTCCCACATGGCGTCTCATAATCCTGAAAAGCTGAAGCGGCGAAGTGTGCACTTCAGGCACTCTTTCAGGTAG